In Triticum urartu cultivar G1812 chromosome 6, Tu2.1, whole genome shotgun sequence, the following proteins share a genomic window:
- the LOC125517127 gene encoding syntaxin-related protein KNOLLE-like: MNDLMTDSFVGAAAAAPQAKRQQDGGPTAGVEKLQAFLAEAEAAKNEMAALRNELSQLQSAHEASKSLLRPGAPRAATQAALVRLLGSARRLRARLASMDRRAPAPAAHATAGLRGRLQDLTAGVQTLRRQVSAERRGDAARCYLAVAGEAPTEDQLDRLVASGGAGADEADEAMRAAMLSSSEAEKVEGGLLELQQLFLDMAALVESQGPLLEDVERHVAAAAEDVGAAEGELREARRLQGAARRRRMWLGGGLAALLLVALAVAAVVVALALARRKGGRVQLAGAGLSGLGEFASVGVFRFLGL; encoded by the coding sequence ATGAACGATCTGATGACCGACTCCTTCGTCGGCGCCGCTGCAGCAGCGCCCCAGGCCAAGAGGCAGCAGGACGGCGGGCCTACCGCCGGCGTCGAGAAGCTGCAGGCGTTCTTGGCAGAGGCGGAGGCGGCCAAGAACGAGATGGCCGCGCTGCGCAACGAGCTTTCCCAGCTCCAGTCCGCGCACGAGGCTTCCAAGTCCCTCCTCCGCCCCggcgcgccccgcgccgccacgcAGGCCGCGCTCGTCCGCCTCCTAGGCTccgcccgccgcctccgcgcCCGCCTTGCATCCATGGACCGCCGCGCGCCGGCGCCCGCGGCGCACGCCACCGCGGGCCTCCGCGGCCGCCTCCAGGACCTCACTGCCGGGGTCCAGACCCTCCGGCGTCAGGTCTCCGCCGAGCGCCGTGGCGACGCGGCCCGCTGCTACCTCGCCGTAGCCGGCGAGGCCCCCACCGAGGACCAGCTGGACCGGCTCGTCGCAAGCGGCGGAGCGGGCGCCGACGAAGCCGACGAGGCGATGCGGGCGGCCATGCTGTCCTCCTCCGAGGCTGAGAAGGTGGAGGGTGGGCTCCTGGAGCTGCAGCAGCTGTTTCTCGACATGGCCGCGCTGGTCGAGTCCCAGGGCCCGCTCTTGGAGGACGTGGAGCGGCATGTTGCAGCGGCAGCGGAGGACGTCGGCGCGGCCGAGGGGGAGCTGCGAGAGGCCCGGCGGCTCCAGGGCGCCGCGCGGCGGAGGAGGATGTGGTTGGGCGGGGGGCTCGCGGCGCTGCTGCTGGTCGCCCTCGCCGTGGCGGCCGTCGTGGTGGCTCTCGCGCTGGCGCGGCGCAAGGGCGGCAGGGTGCAGCTCGCCGGTGCCGGTCTGTCTGGCTTGGGTGAATTTGCCAGTGTTGGTGTGTTTCGTTTTCTTGGGTTGTGA
- the LOC125517126 gene encoding probable thiamine biosynthetic bifunctional enzyme, chloroplastic isoform X2 — protein sequence MVSTSGDSLSDPSTLTYYRDGLFAMADIVTPNVKEASKLLGGVSLHTIADMRDAAESIYKFGPRYVLVKGGDMPDSSEAIDVFYDGKEFVEFRGHRIKTRNTHGTGCTLASSIAAELAKGSSMLNAVQVAKNFVESALHHSKDLVIGNGPQGPFDHLFRLKCPPYNIGSQQRFNPDSLFLYAVTDSRMNKRWGHSIEDAVKAAIEGGATIVQLREKDIESRPFLEAAKACMEICRSSGVPLLINDRVDIALACNADGVHVGQSDISAREVRELLGPGKIIGVSCKTPAQAEQAWRDGADYLGCGGVFPTTTKANNPTLGFGGLKAVCLASKLPVVAIGGINATNAGSVMELDFPNLKGVAVVSALFDRECVSSETRNLRSILASVRCLA from the exons ATGGTGTCTACAAGTGGAGATAGTCTTTCAGATCCATCTACTCTCACTTACTATAG GGATGGACTATTTGCCATGGCCGATATAGTCACCCCAAATGTGAAAGAAGCATCAAAATTACTTGGGGGTGTATCATTGCACACAATCGCCGATATGCGTGATGCAGCAGAATCCATTTACAAATTTGGTCCAAG ATATGTACTTGTGAAAGGTGGGGACATGCCAGATTCGTCAGAAGCTATTGACGTATTCTATGATG GCAAGGAATTCGTCGAGTTTCGTGGGCATCGCATAAAGACCCGCAACACACACGGAACTGGTTGCACTTTAGCCTCATCTATTGCGGCTGAGTTAGCAAAAGGTTCAAGTATGCTGAATGCTGTTCAG GTGGCGAAGAACTTTGTTGAATCGGCTCTTCATCACAGTAAAGACCTTGTCATTGGAAATGGACCTCAAGGCCCTTTTGACCACCTTTTCAGGCTCAAGTGTCCTCCATACAATATTGGATCGCAGCAAAGGTTCAATCCAGACAGCCTCTTCCTGTATGCAGTGACAGACTCTAGGATGAACAAAAGGTGGGGCCATTCAATAGAAGATGCCGTGAAAGCTGCAATTGAAGGAGGCGCCACCATTGTCCAACTGAG AGAAAAGGACATTGAATCACGACCGTTCTTGGAGGCTGCCAAGGCTTGCATGGAGATTTGCAGGTCGAGTGGAGTGCCGCTGCTGATCAACGACCGTGTAGACATTGCCCTAGCGTGCAATGCTGATGGTGTCCATGTTGGTCAATCAGACATTTCGGCACGGGAGGTTCGGGAGCTCCTTGGACCGGGTAAAATCATCGGTGTCTCATGCAAGACCCCTGCTCAAGCCGAGCAGGCTTGGAGGGACGGGGCGGACTACCTCGGCTGCGGCGGCGTCTTCCCAACCACGACGAAGGCGAACAATCCCACCTTGGGATTTGGAGGGCTGAAGGCTGTTTGCTTGGCTTCAAAGTTGCCCGTGGTCGCCATTGGTGGCATCAACGCGACAAATGCAGGTTCGGTGATGGAACTTGACTTCCCCAATCTCAAAGGTGTCGCCGTGGTCTCTGCTTTGTTCGATCGCGAATGCGTCTCGTCTGAGACGAGAAACCTCAGATCCATCTTGGCGAGTGTGCGTTGCTTGGCTTAG
- the LOC125517126 gene encoding probable thiamine biosynthetic bifunctional enzyme, chloroplastic isoform X1: MSCAPPPPILRLHPPSSISPFSSPRRPHLSPRTCPWRLAAAREMPWPHVLTVAGSDSSAGAGIQADVKACAALGAYCSSVITAVTAQNTAGVQGVHLVPEELIREQLQSVLSDMSVDVVKTGMLPSAGIIKILCESLQKFPVKALVVDPVMVSTSGDSLSDPSTLTYYRDGLFAMADIVTPNVKEASKLLGGVSLHTIADMRDAAESIYKFGPRYVLVKGGDMPDSSEAIDVFYDGKEFVEFRGHRIKTRNTHGTGCTLASSIAAELAKGSSMLNAVQVAKNFVESALHHSKDLVIGNGPQGPFDHLFRLKCPPYNIGSQQRFNPDSLFLYAVTDSRMNKRWGHSIEDAVKAAIEGGATIVQLREKDIESRPFLEAAKACMEICRSSGVPLLINDRVDIALACNADGVHVGQSDISAREVRELLGPGKIIGVSCKTPAQAEQAWRDGADYLGCGGVFPTTTKANNPTLGFGGLKAVCLASKLPVVAIGGINATNAGSVMELDFPNLKGVAVVSALFDRECVSSETRNLRSILASVRCLA; encoded by the exons ATGTCGTGCGCACCACCGCCGCCAATCCTCCGCTTGCACCCGCCCTCTTCTATCTCCCCCTTCTCATCCCCACGGCGGCCGCACCTTTCCCCACGAACCTGCCCGTGGAGGCTCGCCGCGGCGCGCGAGATGCCGTGGCCGCATGTGCTCACGGTGGCGGGCTCCGACTCCAGCGCCGGCGCCGGCATCCAGGCCGACGTTAAGGCCTGCGCCGCCCTGGGCGCATACTGCTCCTCCGTCATCACTGCCGTCACGGCCCAGAACACCGCCGGCGTCCAG GGCGTCCATCTCGTGCCGGAGGAATTAATCCGGGAGCAGCTCCAGTCGGTTCTTTCGGATATGTCGGTGGACGTG GTGAAAACAGGAATGCTCCCTTCGGCTGGAATAATTAAAATTCTGTGTGAGAGTCTCCAGAAGTTTCCAGTCAAAG CTTTAGTGGTGGATCCAGTTATGGTGTCTACAAGTGGAGATAGTCTTTCAGATCCATCTACTCTCACTTACTATAG GGATGGACTATTTGCCATGGCCGATATAGTCACCCCAAATGTGAAAGAAGCATCAAAATTACTTGGGGGTGTATCATTGCACACAATCGCCGATATGCGTGATGCAGCAGAATCCATTTACAAATTTGGTCCAAG ATATGTACTTGTGAAAGGTGGGGACATGCCAGATTCGTCAGAAGCTATTGACGTATTCTATGATG GCAAGGAATTCGTCGAGTTTCGTGGGCATCGCATAAAGACCCGCAACACACACGGAACTGGTTGCACTTTAGCCTCATCTATTGCGGCTGAGTTAGCAAAAGGTTCAAGTATGCTGAATGCTGTTCAG GTGGCGAAGAACTTTGTTGAATCGGCTCTTCATCACAGTAAAGACCTTGTCATTGGAAATGGACCTCAAGGCCCTTTTGACCACCTTTTCAGGCTCAAGTGTCCTCCATACAATATTGGATCGCAGCAAAGGTTCAATCCAGACAGCCTCTTCCTGTATGCAGTGACAGACTCTAGGATGAACAAAAGGTGGGGCCATTCAATAGAAGATGCCGTGAAAGCTGCAATTGAAGGAGGCGCCACCATTGTCCAACTGAG AGAAAAGGACATTGAATCACGACCGTTCTTGGAGGCTGCCAAGGCTTGCATGGAGATTTGCAGGTCGAGTGGAGTGCCGCTGCTGATCAACGACCGTGTAGACATTGCCCTAGCGTGCAATGCTGATGGTGTCCATGTTGGTCAATCAGACATTTCGGCACGGGAGGTTCGGGAGCTCCTTGGACCGGGTAAAATCATCGGTGTCTCATGCAAGACCCCTGCTCAAGCCGAGCAGGCTTGGAGGGACGGGGCGGACTACCTCGGCTGCGGCGGCGTCTTCCCAACCACGACGAAGGCGAACAATCCCACCTTGGGATTTGGAGGGCTGAAGGCTGTTTGCTTGGCTTCAAAGTTGCCCGTGGTCGCCATTGGTGGCATCAACGCGACAAATGCAGGTTCGGTGATGGAACTTGACTTCCCCAATCTCAAAGGTGTCGCCGTGGTCTCTGCTTTGTTCGATCGCGAATGCGTCTCGTCTGAGACGAGAAACCTCAGATCCATCTTGGCGAGTGTGCGTTGCTTGGCTTAG